From the genome of Triticum aestivum cultivar Chinese Spring chromosome 3B, IWGSC CS RefSeq v2.1, whole genome shotgun sequence, one region includes:
- the LOC123066987 gene encoding uncharacterized protein: MEQSTWPDLPPDVLHDISSRLRDAVDFLRFSAVCRPWRDSSKPIHSFPPWLLPTPEEDSVPLRFRCLFSKSSYRALLPIAESGRRIWLSTHDATTIRYLTVEHRRPSLHDPLTGAVTRLPLLPHKCCVDGRWEENLHGAVYADGTTLLYGVSTVFEDTKTIASFTAVLLQPGDAEWTFVETIFENTNRSREYCATYRNGRILVTIESSVWQISTQRGVDNMGIPLQRLPTMCGNYLEQYSYLLESRGELLWATIHVRTYYNDSRRFSMWVCALDGDKRQWVRKDGYSLADRALFLGSPNSFAIDASVLVGHGGSVYFVYTNSKAAPYKQYGVFRYNLVNDEVKFIERLPQGWNCEKCTWLIPETIMAPVQEINRSSLEARGVKRQEITCPTHVIHVERYYEPCFKVLVYNLPLTVKSSQLRLLFGKHGKVFSTEVICDKKTKRSRYIGHVTMSTSHAHLEDALDALSGLVLEGCNLHINMVKEGRPQQQRKKLPSFIGAAAQLHIGPFSWLWL, translated from the exons ATGGAGCAGTCCACCTGGCCAGACCTCCCACCGGACGTGCTCCATGACATCTCCAGTCGCCTTCGCGATGCGGTCGACTTCCTCCGTTTCAGCGCCGTCTGCAGGCCGTGGCGCGACTCATCCAAGCCGATCCACTCCTTCCCACCGTGGCTCCTCCCCACgccggaggaagactccgtcccacTAAGGTTCAGGTGCCTCTTCTCCAAGTCCAGCTACCGCGCGTTGCTGCCTATCGCCGAATCCGGGAGGAGGATCTGGCTGTCTACTCACGATGCAACCACCATCCGGTACCTCACGGTCGAACATCGCCGCCCTAGCCTGCACGACCCTCTAACCGGAGCCGTCACCCGTCTGCCTCTCTTGCCGCATAAGTGCTGCGTGGACGGCCGATGGGAGGAAAACCTCCACGGCGCTGTCTATGCTGATGGTACGACCCTTCTCTACGGTGTCTCCACCGTCTTCGAGGACACCAAGACCATAGCCAGCTTCACGGCGGTGCTCCTGCAACCTGGTGATGCAGAGTGGACGTTCGTGGAGACGATCTTTGAGAACACCAATAGGAGCCGAGAGTACTGCGCCACTTACCGTAATGGCAGAATCCTGGTAACTATTGAGTCTAGCGTGTGGCAAATCTCTACACAGCGGGGGGTTGACAACATGGGGATCCCATTGCAGCGGCTACCAACTATGTGTGGAAATTACTTGGAGCAATACAGTTACCTCCTTGAGTCCCGTGGCGAGCTTTTGTGGGCGACCATCCATGTCCGGACATACTACAATGATTCGCGCAGGTTCTCCATGTGGGTGTGCGCGCTAGACGGGGATAAGAGACAGTGGGTGAGAAAGGATGGCTACAGCCTGGCCGATCGCGCCCTCTTCTTGGGGTCGCCCAACAGCTTTGCCATCGACGCCTCCGTGCTTGTTGGCCATGGAGGCTCCGTCTACTTCGTCTACACCAATAGTAAGGCCGCGCCATATAAGCAATACGGTGTGTTCAGGTACAACCTTGTCAATGATGAAGTCAAGTTCATTGAGCGGCTGCCTCAAGGATGGAATTGCGAGAAGTGCACTTGGCTCATCCCAGAAACAATCATGGCTCCGGTTCAG GAAATCAATAGGAGCTCTCTGGAAGCTCGTGGCGTGAAGAGGCAAGAGATTACGTGTCCAACACACGTCATTCACGTCGAGAGATATTATGAGCCTTGTTTCAAGGTGTTGGTGTACAACCTACCTCTCACCGTGAAAAGCTCTCAGCTGCGACTCTTGTTCGGCAAACATGGTAAAGTGTTCAGCACCGAGGTGATCTGCGATAAGAAGACCAAGCGCTCACGATATATCGGCCACGTAACTATGTCAACATCCCATGCCCACCTAGAAGATGCTCTAGATGCTCTCAGTGGCTTGGTTTTGGAAGGTTGCAATCTCCACATTAACATGGTTAAGGAGGGGCGTCCACAGCAGCAGCGGAAGAAGCTACCCTCTTTCATCGGAGCAGCAGCGCAGCTACATATAGGTCCATTCTCCTGGCTCTGGTTATAA